The window TTGTAATTTTTTTAGCCACGACAATATCCAAAGGACAATTGAGTTTACGGGCTACGGGGGCTGCTACAGGAAGACCGCCGCGAGGGAGGGCATATACAATGGGTTCAGCCGAAAAACCAGCTTCCCGCAGTTGGTTAATTTGAATGAGAAGCGACTCTGCTAGCTGCTCCCCTGCATCGGCGCGATCGCTAAATAGCGGGGCAGACGACATGGTTTCCTCCGGCATTTAAAAGCACAGCTTGCTTGCCCTCATGATGACTGATTTTGCTCAATCTGCCCTGCACTGAAGGGGTGATTCTTGACAAAAAATATCGCCGCTTCCTTTTCACCTGGTTGCGAGTCGTTCATTGCCATCTAGAATTTAGAAGGCTTCCTGCTCTCCTAACCGGGTGTACCTGTGTGCATTCTGCCCTGATCCGAAACCTTAAAATTCATGTCCAGCGAAGAACAATTGAGCTTATTTGATCAGTCAACATTCCCTGACTCAACGCCGACTGACTCTCAATCCGAACTCATTCCCACCAATGCCAAAATTCCGATTCCTCCTGGTACTTACGACTCAATGGTGCCCTTAGCACAACATTGCAACGCTTGTCATCGATGCGACTTAGGAGCCACCCGTACTCACGCCGTTGTGGGGCGAGGCAATCCCCAAGCCCCGATCATGATTATCGGGGAAGGGCCGGGTCAAAATGAAGATGAAACCGGTTTGCCGTTTGTCGGGAAAGCCGGACAACTATTAGAGAAAATCCTAGAATCTGTCAAGCTCGACAGTGAGCAGGATGTCTATATCTGTAATGTCGTCAAATGCCGCCCACCAAGTAACCGAGTGCCGACTCCGGATGAAATCGCCGCTTGTAAGCCTTATTT of the Allocoleopsis franciscana PCC 7113 genome contains:
- a CDS encoding uracil-DNA glycosylase, which codes for MSSEEQLSLFDQSTFPDSTPTDSQSELIPTNAKIPIPPGTYDSMVPLAQHCNACHRCDLGATRTHAVVGRGNPQAPIMIIGEGPGQNEDETGLPFVGKAGQLLEKILESVKLDSEQDVYICNVVKCRPPSNRVPTPDEIAACKPYLLEQIRLVDPKIILLTGATAVKGVTGDKRGITKIRGTWMEWEGRLCMPILHPAYLLRNPSREQGSPKWLMWQDIQVVRAKLDELHS